In Quercus robur chromosome 10, dhQueRobu3.1, whole genome shotgun sequence, a genomic segment contains:
- the LOC126702962 gene encoding extensin-2-like isoform X8 produces MKLTGLDPSWGRVWPQMVMALAFVVVVSNVGSVSGDAYPYASPPPPPYEYTSPPPPEHSPPPPYEYKSPPPPEKSPPPPYEYKSPPPPEKSPPPPYEYKSPPPPVKEPAPAPYEYKSPPPPEHSPPPPYEYKSPPPPVHSPPPPYEYKSPPPPEHSPPPYYYKSPPPPEKSPPPPYEYKSPPPPTKPYKYSSPPPPPYEYKSPPPPVHSPPPPYYYKSPPPPEKSPPPPYEYKSPPPPTKPYKYSSPPPPPYEYKSPPPPTKPYKYSSPPPPPYEYKSPPPPVHSPPPPYYYKSPPPPEKSPPPPYEYKSPPPPTKPYKYSSPPPPPYEYKSPPPPTKPYKYSSPPPPPYEYKSPPPPVYSPPPYYYKSPPPPPPHYYYKSPPPPPKVLPPYHYTSPPPPIHHHPLIVRVVGKVYCYRCYDWGYPIKSHDKKHLEGAVVEVTCKTGKEEITAYGTTKNNGKFALTVKDFDYKKYGAEACKAKLHAAPKDSPCNIPTNLHWGKTGAKLKVKSKNSYEVVLSARPFAYAPKTPYKECEKPVTKPPPYVYKSPPPPVHSPPPYYYKSPPPPPYVYKSPPPPVHSPPPYYYKSPPPPTYLYKSPPPPTYVYKSPPPPVHSLPPYYYKSPPPPTYLYKSPPPPPYVYKSPPPPVYSPPPYYYKSPPPPTYLYKSPPPPVYLYKSPPPPVKALPPPYEYKSPPPPEKSPPPPYYYKSPPPPTEPYKYSSPPPPPYEYKSPPPPVHSPPPPYYYKSPPPPEKSPPPPYEYKSPPPPTKPYKYSSPPPPPYEYKSPPPPVHSPPPPYEYKSPPPPEKSPPPPYYYKSPPPPTEPYKYSSPPPPPYEYKSPPPPVKALPPPYEYKSPPPPEKSPPPPYYYKSPPPPTEPYKYSSPPPPPYEYKSPPPPVKALPPPYEYKSPPPPEKSPPPPYYYKSPPPPTEPYKYSSPPPPPYEYKSPPPPVHSPPPPYEYKSPPPPEHSPPPPYEYKSPPPPEKSPPPPAYIYASPPPPTQ; encoded by the exons ATGAAGCTTACAGGCCTAGACCCCTCTTGGGGTCGTGTATGGCCTCAAATGGTTATGGCATTGGCCTTTGTAGTTGTTGTAAGCAATGTGGGTTCAGTCTCTGGTGATGCTTATCCTTATgcttcaccaccaccaccaccttaTGAGTACACATCACCTCCTCCACCTGAGCAttctccaccaccaccatatgAGTACAAGTCTCCCCCACCTCCAGAGAAGTCTCCTCCAC caccatatgAGTACAAGTCTCCCCCACCTCCTGAGAAGTCTCCACCTCCTCCATATGAGTACAAGTCTCCACCACCACCCGTGAAAGAACCAGCACCAGCACCATATGAATACAAGTCACCCCCACCACCAGAACActctccaccaccaccatatgAGTACAAGTCCCCACCACCACCTGTACACTCTCCTCCACCACCATACGAGTACAAGTCCCCACCACCTCCGGAACACTCACCACCACCATACTACTATAAGTCCCCACCACCACCAGAGAAATCTCCTCCTCCACCTTACGAGTACAAgtccccaccaccaccaacaaaacCATACAAGTACTCATccccacctccaccaccataTGAGTACAAGTCCCCACCACCACCTGTACACTCTCCTCCACCACCATACTACTATAAGTCCCCACCACCACCAGAGAAATCTCCTCCTCCACCTTACGAGTACaagtcaccaccaccaccaacaaaacCATACAAGTACTcatccccaccaccaccaccatatgAGTACAAgtccccaccaccaccaacaaaacCATACAAGTACTCATccccacctccaccaccataTGAGTATAAGTCCCCACCACCACCTGTACACTCTCCTCCACCACCATACTACTATAAGTCCCCACCACCACCAGAGAAATCTCCTCCTCCACCTTACGAGTACAAgtccccaccaccaccaacaaaacCATACAAGTACTcatccccaccaccaccaccatatgAGTACAAgtccccaccaccaccaacaaaacCATACAAGTACTCATccccacctccaccaccataTGAGTACAAGTCCCCACCACCACCTGTTTACTCTCCACCACCTTACTACTATAagtctccaccaccaccaccaccacactaCTACTACaaatctccaccaccaccacccaaggTTCTTCCTCCATACCATTACACGTCTCCACCTCCACCAATCCACCACCACCCATTGATTGTCAGGGTTGTTGGAAAGGTCTATTGCTACAGATGCTATGACTGGGGATATCCCATCAAGTCACATGACAAGAAGCATCTTGAAG GTGCCGTAGTGGAAGTGACATGCAAAACTGGCAAGGAGGAGATCACAGCATATGGTACCACCAAGAACAATGGCAAGTTTGCCCTCACAGTCAAGGACTTTGACTACAAGAAGTATGGTGCCGAAGCATGCAAGGCTAAGCTCCACGCTGCACCCAAAGACTCACCATGCAACATCCCCACTAACTTACACTGGGGCAAAACTGGTGCCAAGCTCAAGGTCAAATCTAAGAACTCATATGAAGTTGTGCTCTCAGCCAGGCCATTTGCTTATGCTCCCAAGACTCCTTACAAGGAGTGTGAGAAGCCAGTCACTAAGCCTCCTCCATACGTGTACAAgtctccaccaccaccagtccactCTCCTCCACCATACTACTACAAgtccccaccaccaccaccatatgTGTACAAgtctccaccaccaccagtccactCTCCACCACCGTACTACTATAAatccccaccaccaccaacataCTTGTACAAgtccccaccaccaccaacataTGTGTACAAgtctccaccaccaccagtccactCTCTACCACCGTACTACTATAAatccccaccaccaccaacataCTTGTACAAgtccccaccaccaccaccatatgTGTACAAgtccccaccaccaccagtctACTCTCCACCACCATACTACTATAAatccccaccaccaccaacataCTTGTACAAGTCCCCACCTCCACCTGTTTACTTATACAAgtccccaccaccaccagtgAAAGCTCTTCCTCCACCATATGAGTACAAGTCCCCACCACCACCAGAGaagtctcctcctccaccatacTACTACAAatccccaccaccaccaactgAACCATACAAGTACTcatccccaccaccaccaccatatgAGTACAAGTCCCCACCACCACCTGTACACTCTCCTCCACCACCATACTACTATAAGTCTCCACCACCACCAGAGAAATCTCCTCCTCCACCTTACGAGTACAAgtccccaccaccaccaacaaaacCATACAAGTACTCATccccacctccaccaccataTGAGTACAAGTCTCCACCACCACCTGTACActctccaccaccaccatacGAGTACaagtcaccaccaccaccagagaaatctcctcctccaccatacTACTACaaatctccaccaccaccaacagaACCATACAAGTACTcatccccaccaccaccaccatatgAGTACAAgtccccaccaccaccagtgAAAGCTCTTCCTCCACCATATGAATACAAGTCCCCACCACCACCAGAGAaatctcctcctccaccatacTACTACAAatccccaccaccaccaacagaACCATACAAGTACTcatccccaccaccaccaccatatgAGTACAAatccccaccaccaccagtgAAGGCTCTTC caccaccatacGAGTACaagtcaccaccaccaccagagaaatctcctcctccaccatacTACTACAAatccccaccaccaccaacagaACCATACAAGTACTCTTccccacctccaccaccataTGAGTACAAGTCCCCACCACCACCTGTACACTCTCCTCCACCACCATACGAGTACAAATCCCCACCACCTCCGGAACACTCACCTCCACCGCCATATGAGTACAAATCACCTCCCCCACCAGAGAAATCTCCTCCACCACCGGCCTACATTTATGCATCTCCCCCACCACCCACTCAATAA
- the LOC126702962 gene encoding extensin-2-like isoform X17: protein MKLTGLDPSWGRVWPQMVMALAFVVVVSNVGSVSGDAYPYASPPPPPYEYTSPPPPEHSPPPPYEYKSPPPPEKSPPPPYEYKSPPPPVKEPAPAPYEYKSPPPPEHSPPPPYEYKSPPPPVHSPPPPYEYKSPPPPEKSPPPPYEYKSPPPPVKEPAPAPYEYKSPPPPEHSPPPPYEYKSPPPPPTKPYKYSSPPPPPYEYKSPPPPVHSPPPPYYYKSPPPPEKSPPPPYEYKSPPPPTKPYKYSSPPPPPYEYKSPPPPTKPYKYSSPPPPPYEYKSPPPPVYSPPPYYYKSPPPPPPHYYYKSPPPPPKVLPPYHYTSPPPPIHHHPLIVRVVGKVYCYRCYDWGYPIKSHDKKHLEGAVVEVTCKTGKEEITAYGTTKNNGKFALTVKDFDYKKYGAEACKAKLHAAPKDSPCNIPTNLHWGKTGAKLKVKSKNSYEVVLSARPFAYAPKTPYKECEKPVTKPPPYVYKSPPPPVHSPPPYYYKSPPPPPYVYKSPPPPVHSPPPYYYKSPPPPTYLYKSPPPPTYVYKSPPPPVHSLPPYYYKSPPPPTYLYKSPPPPPYVYKSPPPPVYSPPPYYYKSPPPPTYLYKSPPPPVYLYKSPPPPVKALPPPYEYKSPPPPEKSPPPPYYYKSPPPPTEPYKYSSPPPPPYEYKSPPPPVHSPPPPYYYKSPPPPEKSPPPPYEYKSPPPPTKPYKYSSPPPPPYEYKSPPPPVHSPPPPYEYKSPPPPEKSPPPPYYYKSPPPPTEPYKYSSPPPPPYEYKSPPPPVKALPPPYEYKSPPPPEKSPPPPYYYKSPPPPTEPYKYSSPPPPPYEYKSPPPPVKALPPPYEYKSPPPPEKSPPPPYYYKSPPPPTEPYKYSSPPPPPYEYKSPPPPVHSPPPPYEYKSPPPPEHSPPPPYEYKSPPPPEKSPPPPAYIYASPPPPTQ, encoded by the exons ATGAAGCTTACAGGCCTAGACCCCTCTTGGGGTCGTGTATGGCCTCAAATGGTTATGGCATTGGCCTTTGTAGTTGTTGTAAGCAATGTGGGTTCAGTCTCTGGTGATGCTTATCCTTATgcttcaccaccaccaccaccttaTGAGTACACATCACCTCCTCCACCTGAGCAttctccaccaccaccatatgAGTACAAGTCTCCCCCACCTCCAGAGAAGTCTCCTCCACCTCCATATGAGTACAAGTCTCCCCCACCACCCGTGAAAGAACCAGCACCAGCACCATATGAATACAAGTCACCCCCACCACCAGAACACTCTCCACCACCTCCATATGAGTATAAGTCACCTCCTCCACCAGTACActccccaccaccaccatatgAGTACAAGTCTCCCCCACCTCCTGAGAAGTCTCCACCTCCTCCATATGAGTACAAGTCTCCACCACCACCCGTGAAAGAACCAGCACCAGCACCATATGAATACAAGTCACCCCCACCACCAGAACActctccaccaccaccatatgAGTACAAGTCCCCACCACCAC caccaacaaaacCATACAAGTACTCATccccacctccaccaccataTGAGTACAAGTCCCCACCACCAC CTGTACACTCTCCTCCACCACCATACTACTATAAGTCCCCACCACCACCAGAGAAATCTCCTCCTCCACCTTACGAGTACAAgtccccaccaccaccaacaaaacCATACAAGTACTcatccccaccaccaccaccatatgAGTACAAgtccccaccaccaccaacaaaacCATACAAGTACTCATccccacctccaccaccataTGAGTACAAGTCCCCACCACCACCTGTTTACTCTCCACCACCTTACTACTATAagtctccaccaccaccaccaccacactaCTACTACaaatctccaccaccaccacccaaggTTCTTCCTCCATACCATTACACGTCTCCACCTCCACCAATCCACCACCACCCATTGATTGTCAGGGTTGTTGGAAAGGTCTATTGCTACAGATGCTATGACTGGGGATATCCCATCAAGTCACATGACAAGAAGCATCTTGAAG GTGCCGTAGTGGAAGTGACATGCAAAACTGGCAAGGAGGAGATCACAGCATATGGTACCACCAAGAACAATGGCAAGTTTGCCCTCACAGTCAAGGACTTTGACTACAAGAAGTATGGTGCCGAAGCATGCAAGGCTAAGCTCCACGCTGCACCCAAAGACTCACCATGCAACATCCCCACTAACTTACACTGGGGCAAAACTGGTGCCAAGCTCAAGGTCAAATCTAAGAACTCATATGAAGTTGTGCTCTCAGCCAGGCCATTTGCTTATGCTCCCAAGACTCCTTACAAGGAGTGTGAGAAGCCAGTCACTAAGCCTCCTCCATACGTGTACAAgtctccaccaccaccagtccactCTCCTCCACCATACTACTACAAgtccccaccaccaccaccatatgTGTACAAgtctccaccaccaccagtccactCTCCACCACCGTACTACTATAAatccccaccaccaccaacataCTTGTACAAgtccccaccaccaccaacataTGTGTACAAgtctccaccaccaccagtccactCTCTACCACCGTACTACTATAAatccccaccaccaccaacataCTTGTACAAgtccccaccaccaccaccatatgTGTACAAgtccccaccaccaccagtctACTCTCCACCACCATACTACTATAAatccccaccaccaccaacataCTTGTACAAGTCCCCACCTCCACCTGTTTACTTATACAAgtccccaccaccaccagtgAAAGCTCTTCCTCCACCATATGAGTACAAGTCCCCACCACCACCAGAGaagtctcctcctccaccatacTACTACAAatccccaccaccaccaactgAACCATACAAGTACTcatccccaccaccaccaccatatgAGTACAAGTCCCCACCACCACCTGTACACTCTCCTCCACCACCATACTACTATAAGTCTCCACCACCACCAGAGAAATCTCCTCCTCCACCTTACGAGTACAAgtccccaccaccaccaacaaaacCATACAAGTACTCATccccacctccaccaccataTGAGTACAAGTCTCCACCACCACCTGTACActctccaccaccaccatacGAGTACaagtcaccaccaccaccagagaaatctcctcctccaccatacTACTACaaatctccaccaccaccaacagaACCATACAAGTACTcatccccaccaccaccaccatatgAGTACAAgtccccaccaccaccagtgAAAGCTCTTCCTCCACCATATGAATACAAGTCCCCACCACCACCAGAGAaatctcctcctccaccatacTACTACAAatccccaccaccaccaacagaACCATACAAGTACTcatccccaccaccaccaccatatgAGTACAAatccccaccaccaccagtgAAGGCTCTTC caccaccatacGAGTACaagtcaccaccaccaccagagaaatctcctcctccaccatacTACTACAAatccccaccaccaccaacagaACCATACAAGTACTCTTccccacctccaccaccataTGAGTACAAGTCCCCACCACCACCTGTACACTCTCCTCCACCACCATACGAGTACAAATCCCCACCACCTCCGGAACACTCACCTCCACCGCCATATGAGTACAAATCACCTCCCCCACCAGAGAAATCTCCTCCACCACCGGCCTACATTTATGCATCTCCCCCACCACCCACTCAATAA
- the LOC126702962 gene encoding extensin-2-like isoform X9 gives MKLTGLDPSWGRVWPQMVMALAFVVVVSNVGSVSGDAYPYASPPPPPYEYTSPPPPEHSPPPPYEYKSPPPPEKSPPPPYEYKSPPPPVKEPAPAPYEYKSPPPPEHSPPPPYEYKSPPPPVHSPPPPYEYKSPPPPEKSPPPPYEYKSPPPPVKEPAPAPYEYKSPPPPEHSPPPPYEYKSPPPPVHSPPPPYEYKSPPPPEHSPPPYYYKSPPPPEKSPPPPYEYKSPPPPTKPYKYSSPPPPPYEYKSPPPPVHSPPPPYEYKSPPPPVHSPPPPYYYKSPPPPEKSPPPPYEYKSPPPPTKPYKYSSPPPPPYEYKSPPPPTKPYKYSSPPPPPYEYKSPPPPVYSPPPYYYKSPPPPPPHYYYKSPPPPPKVLPPYHYTSPPPPIHHHPLIVRVVGKVYCYRCYDWGYPIKSHDKKHLEGAVVEVTCKTGKEEITAYGTTKNNGKFALTVKDFDYKKYGAEACKAKLHAAPKDSPCNIPTNLHWGKTGAKLKVKSKNSYEVVLSARPFAYAPKTPYKECEKPVTKPPPYVYKSPPPPVHSPPPYYYKSPPPPPYVYKSPPPPVHSPPPYYYKSPPPPTYLYKSPPPPTYVYKSPPPPVHSLPPYYYKSPPPPTYLYKSPPPPPYVYKSPPPPVYSPPPYYYKSPPPPTYLYKSPPPPVYLYKSPPPPVKALPPPYEYKSPPPPEKSPPPPYYYKSPPPPTEPYKYSSPPPPPYEYKSPPPPVHSPPPPYYYKSPPPPEKSPPPPYEYKSPPPPTKPYKYSSPPPPPYEYKSPPPPVHSPPPPYEYKSPPPPEKSPPPPYYYKSPPPPTEPYKYSSPPPPPYEYKSPPPPVKALPPPYEYKSPPPPEKSPPPPYYYKSPPPPTEPYKYSSPPPPPYEYKSPPPPVKALPPPYEYKSPPPPEKSPPPPYYYKSPPPPTEPYKYSSPPPPPYEYKSPPPPVHSPPPPYEYKSPPPPEHSPPPPYEYKSPPPPEKSPPPPAYIYASPPPPTQ, from the exons ATGAAGCTTACAGGCCTAGACCCCTCTTGGGGTCGTGTATGGCCTCAAATGGTTATGGCATTGGCCTTTGTAGTTGTTGTAAGCAATGTGGGTTCAGTCTCTGGTGATGCTTATCCTTATgcttcaccaccaccaccaccttaTGAGTACACATCACCTCCTCCACCTGAGCAttctccaccaccaccatatgAGTACAAGTCTCCCCCACCTCCAGAGAAGTCTCCTCCACCTCCATATGAGTACAAGTCTCCCCCACCACCCGTGAAAGAACCAGCACCAGCACCATATGAATACAAGTCACCCCCACCACCAGAACACTCTCCACCACCTCCATATGAGTATAAGTCACCTCCTCCACCAGTACActccccaccaccaccatatgAGTACAAGTCTCCCCCACCTCCTGAGAAGTCTCCACCTCCTCCATATGAGTACAAGTCTCCACCACCACCCGTGAAAGAACCAGCACCAGCACCATATGAATACAAGTCACCCCCACCACCAGAACActctccaccaccaccatatgAGTACAAGTCCCCACCACCACCTGTACACTCTCCTCCACCACCATACGAGTACAAGTCCCCACCACCTCCGGAACACTCACCACCACCATACTACTATAAGTCCCCACCACCACCAGAGAAATCTCCTCCTCCACCTTACGAGTACAAgtccccaccaccaccaacaaaacCATACAAGTACTCATccccacctccaccaccataTGAGTACAAGTCCCCACCACCACCTGTACACTCTC ctccaccaccataTGAGTATAAGTCCCCACCACCACCTGTACACTCTCCTCCACCACCATACTACTATAAGTCCCCACCACCACCAGAGAAATCTCCTCCTCCACCTTACGAGTACAAgtccccaccaccaccaacaaaacCATACAAGTACTcatccccaccaccaccaccatatgAGTACAAgtccccaccaccaccaacaaaacCATACAAGTACTCATccccacctccaccaccataTGAGTACAAGTCCCCACCACCACCTGTTTACTCTCCACCACCTTACTACTATAagtctccaccaccaccaccaccacactaCTACTACaaatctccaccaccaccacccaaggTTCTTCCTCCATACCATTACACGTCTCCACCTCCACCAATCCACCACCACCCATTGATTGTCAGGGTTGTTGGAAAGGTCTATTGCTACAGATGCTATGACTGGGGATATCCCATCAAGTCACATGACAAGAAGCATCTTGAAG GTGCCGTAGTGGAAGTGACATGCAAAACTGGCAAGGAGGAGATCACAGCATATGGTACCACCAAGAACAATGGCAAGTTTGCCCTCACAGTCAAGGACTTTGACTACAAGAAGTATGGTGCCGAAGCATGCAAGGCTAAGCTCCACGCTGCACCCAAAGACTCACCATGCAACATCCCCACTAACTTACACTGGGGCAAAACTGGTGCCAAGCTCAAGGTCAAATCTAAGAACTCATATGAAGTTGTGCTCTCAGCCAGGCCATTTGCTTATGCTCCCAAGACTCCTTACAAGGAGTGTGAGAAGCCAGTCACTAAGCCTCCTCCATACGTGTACAAgtctccaccaccaccagtccactCTCCTCCACCATACTACTACAAgtccccaccaccaccaccatatgTGTACAAgtctccaccaccaccagtccactCTCCACCACCGTACTACTATAAatccccaccaccaccaacataCTTGTACAAgtccccaccaccaccaacataTGTGTACAAgtctccaccaccaccagtccactCTCTACCACCGTACTACTATAAatccccaccaccaccaacataCTTGTACAAgtccccaccaccaccaccatatgTGTACAAgtccccaccaccaccagtctACTCTCCACCACCATACTACTATAAatccccaccaccaccaacataCTTGTACAAGTCCCCACCTCCACCTGTTTACTTATACAAgtccccaccaccaccagtgAAAGCTCTTCCTCCACCATATGAGTACAAGTCCCCACCACCACCAGAGaagtctcctcctccaccatacTACTACAAatccccaccaccaccaactgAACCATACAAGTACTcatccccaccaccaccaccatatgAGTACAAGTCCCCACCACCACCTGTACACTCTCCTCCACCACCATACTACTATAAGTCTCCACCACCACCAGAGAAATCTCCTCCTCCACCTTACGAGTACAAgtccccaccaccaccaacaaaacCATACAAGTACTCATccccacctccaccaccataTGAGTACAAGTCTCCACCACCACCTGTACActctccaccaccaccatacGAGTACaagtcaccaccaccaccagagaaatctcctcctccaccatacTACTACaaatctccaccaccaccaacagaACCATACAAGTACTcatccccaccaccaccaccatatgAGTACAAgtccccaccaccaccagtgAAAGCTCTTCCTCCACCATATGAATACAAGTCCCCACCACCACCAGAGAaatctcctcctccaccatacTACTACAAatccccaccaccaccaacagaACCATACAAGTACTcatccccaccaccaccaccatatgAGTACAAatccccaccaccaccagtgAAGGCTCTTC caccaccatacGAGTACaagtcaccaccaccaccagagaaatctcctcctccaccatacTACTACAAatccccaccaccaccaacagaACCATACAAGTACTCTTccccacctccaccaccataTGAGTACAAGTCCCCACCACCACCTGTACACTCTCCTCCACCACCATACGAGTACAAATCCCCACCACCTCCGGAACACTCACCTCCACCGCCATATGAGTACAAATCACCTCCCCCACCAGAGAAATCTCCTCCACCACCGGCCTACATTTATGCATCTCCCCCACCACCCACTCAATAA